The genomic window ATCTGGACGCAGAGCAGGGACATCCCCGACTGGCTGATGTCGAGGACCTCGGCCGTCCACACCACGAAGAGGCCGCCCGGTGTCGCGCCGGGAAGGGGTTCCCCCTCTCCCCAGCAGAGCTGGATGCGGGCCCGGCCCACGTCGTAGCGATGCGTCAGTCGACGCTCGCCGGATCGAGGGGCGGCGGGCGTCCCGGCGGCCGGATGCGGAGCATATAAGTACGGATCGGTGGTGGGTGGGCTCGACGATCCAGCCGACCTCGCCGGAGCGGCGGTCGGAATTGGGGATGACTCCGGTCCATCCTCGTCGCCGACCGGCGTCGAGGGAACGGCGGGGTATTCCGTCCGGGATGGGGGCGGGCCCGCCTCGCCCTCGCTTCGCCGGACGGAGCTTGGGGTCTCCAGGAACGTCCGGCGAGCGGTCGTGCGAGTCTGGAAGATGCCCCGCAGCCCCGGGGCCAGCGGCCGTGCGCCGCCTTCGTCAACGCCGGGTTCCGCGTTCGGATGGGTCACCCTGGTAAACTCCGCGACGGTAGATCCGCCAGACGGTCCGGGCTGGCGGCCGAACCGGAGGCTTCCACGAAACCGTAGGTCGCGGAGCATGGCCTGTCAAAGCGACCGTGGCATCCCTTCGCCGGGCCTACCGCCCGATCAAACCCTCGTTAGGACGAGGGAAGCGTTCTGTCCGCCGAAGCCGAAGCTGTTGGAGATGGCCGTGCGGAGCGGAACCTCCCGGGCGGTGTTGGGGACGTAGTCGAGGTCGCAATCCGGGTCGGGCGTGGCGAGGTTGATGGTGGGCGGCACGACGCCCCGTTCCAGCGAGAGGGCCGTGGCCGCCGCCTCGACGGCGCCAGACGCCCCGATCAGGTGGCCGATCATCGACTTCTGGGAACTCATGGGGATCGAGCCGGCGCGGTGCCCGAACACCCGCTTCACGGCGACGGTTTCCATCAGGTCGTTCAGCCGGGTGCTCGTCCCGTGGGCATTGATGTAATCCACATCGTCGGCGTCCGCCCGCGCCTCGCGCAGGGCCGCGGTCATGGACAGGGCCGCCCCCTTCCCCTCCGGCTCCGGGCGGGTGATGCCGAAGGCGTCGAAGGATGAGCCATAGCCGGTTATCTCCGCGTAGATCCGGGCCCCTCGCTTCCTGGCCCTCCGGTAATTCTCGAGGACGAGGACCGCCGCCCCCTCGCCGAGGACGAAGCCGTCCCGGTCGGCGTCGAACGGCCGGGAGACCTCCGTGGGCGGGCGCAGGGAGGAGCTGACGGCCTTCATCGCCGAGTAGGCGACCAGGAGCTGCGGATCCAGGCGACTGTCACATCCGCCGGCCAGCATGACGTCGGCGTCGCCCCGGCCTATGAGCCGGAAGGCGTCCCCGACGGCCTGCGTCCCCGCCGCGCATGCGGTGACGATCGTGTTGTTGGGCCCCATGGCGTGATGCAAGATGGAGATGTGAGAAGCCGCCATGTTTGGCAGGTGCTGGAGTAGCCACAGGGGGAAGATCGACTCCGAGCGAGCCTGGGCGAACCGGGCCATATCGAAGGTCCCGTCGCTGCCCATGCCCTGGACGATCGACGGGACGAGCTCCTGCACGTCCACCGGGGTGATCCCCGTCCCCATGCAGACCCCGATGCGGGAAGGGTCGAGCTGGCCCGTGTCGATCCCGCTGTCCTCGACCGCCATCGCCGCGGCCCCGACGGCGAAGCGCACCGCCCGCCCCATGAGCTTCGCGTTCTTGCGATGCTCCTTGAGATACGGGGTAACGTCGAAGTCCTTCACCTCGCCCGCGATCCGGATCGGCAGCCCGGTGGTATCGAAGCTTTCGATGAACTTGACGCCCGACCGGCCTTCCAGGATCGCCTCGCAGAACTCCCGGCGGCCAATGCCGTTAGGTGCGACGACTCCAATCCCCGTCACGACGACGCGGTGCATGTTCCTCTCCCACCCTCGTACGTTGCGATCAGCATGGATGCCGCGTGGGATTACCGATCCGTGATCCTTTGTTTTCCCTCTATCGGGCGTTACACTTGTACCCGCGAACCGTGTCCCGCGAGCCGCCGTCAAGCCTTACCTTGACAGCATAACTTACCACGCGCGAGGGCCTCGTGCAAACCTTCCGCGTAACATGGGAAGAATACCTGGTCTGGGTAGGTATTCAGTTCGGCGTCGGACGGCTCCTGTGAATTTGCTGGCTTTCGATTCGCAAGGGCGTAATGGCCGGACTCGACGGAACCTGGAAGCTCCAGGGCGCATCCGAGTCGGCGGGCGTTGCTGTGCCGGATGAATCCGCGACGTTCTTCGGCATGGGACCGGGGAATCGGGGACGTATCGAGATCGAGGGAAGGGCTTCGACGATGCCACTGCAGCTAGCGGAACGATCGAACCTGATTGAGCCATCGGCGACCCTGGCGATGGGCGCGGAAGCCAAACGGCTCAAGGCTCAAGGTCTGGAGATCCTCGATTTCGCGCTTGGCGAGCCCGATTTCGATACGCCGCAGAACATCCAGGATGCGGCCTTCCGCGCGATCAAGGAGGGCAAGACTCACTACACCCCCCCCGCCGGCATCCCGGAGCTTCGCCAGGCCGTGGCCCGTCATTACACGGGCCGGGAGAGCCTGCCCACCGACGCCTCTCAAGTCGTCATCTCCAACGGGGCCAAGCACTCGATCCACAACGCCTTGATGGCCGTCTGCGGGCACGGCGACGAGGTCATCATCCCGGCCCCTTACTGGGTCAGCTACTCGGACCTCGTCAAGCTGACCGGGGCGAGTCCGATCGTCGTGCCGACGACGGAGGAATCCGGCTTCAAGCTCACGCCGGACCAGTTCCTGCAAGCCGTGACGCCCCGGACTCGGCTGCTGATGCTCAATAGCCCATCCAACCCGACCGGAGTCGTCTACTCGAGGGGCGAGCTGGAGGCGCTGGCCGATGCCGTCCTGGAGACTGAAGTCGGGGTCCTGTCCGATGAAATCTACGAGCAATTGACTTACGGCGACGCGGAGTCGACGTGCTTCGCCGCTCTGCGGCCCGGACTTTCGGACCGGACGATCACGATCTCAGGGGTCAGCAAGACCTACGCAATGACGGGATGGCGTATCGGATGGAGCGTCGCGCCGGCCGGCGTGGCGAAGTTCATGGCCGACCTTCAGAGCCAGGAGACGAGCAATCCCTGCTCGGTCAGCCAGTGGGCGGCCTTGGAGGCGATCGTCGGTCCGCAGGACTCGGTCGGCGTGATGAAAGCCCAGTTCGCGAAGCGTCGCGAATACGTCATGGAGCGGATCTCCAGGCTCCCCGACGTGACGTGCGCCCCCCCGGGAGGGGCCTTCTATGCCTTCATGAACGTCTCTCGGCATTTCAATCGGAGCCTGCGCGGGATCACCGTCTCGGATTCGACGTCATTCTGCATGGCGGCCCTCAACACCGCGAGGGTCGCGCTCGTCATGGGGTCGGCGTTCGGCGCGGAGGGCTATGCGAGGATGTCGTTCGCGACGAGCATGGAGACGATTGAGCGGGGATTCGACGCGCTCGAGGAGTTCCTTGCGAGCTGACCAGCCGCGGATGCCGATGAAGACGAAGGCGACTGCCGCGTCGCCTCGTCGACAGATCGCGCTTGTGGCGCAGGGCGACTTCGGTTAGGGTGCCCATCCCTTCGTGAGATCATCTCGAGGATGGAGATCCAATCCGAACGGGTCCATGCCGCGAATCGCGGGAGTCGGGCCGCGGCACGTCCGCATCCCGACGCCACCGGTGGTATGATTCCCTGGGGGCAATTCATGAGGCTGGCGGCGGGAAGATTACTCGCGATCACGGTCATCCTCGGTGCGGCCGGCTGTCGCACCGCGGAGGTGAACTCGATCGCGCACACCCGGCCGCCCGAGGTCCGGCCTCGCGCTTCGTTCGATCTGGACGAATTCGTCGCCGAGCACAACGAGAACGCCGCGCGGATCCAGACCATCAAGGCGAGCCCATCGTTCACGGCCTCCCAGGTCGACGGATCAAGCGGCGGTGCGAGCGGATACCTGGCGTTGGAAAGGCCTCGCAACTTCAACCTGATAATCAAGGCGCACTTCAGAGACCTGGCGAATATCGGGTCGAACGACGAGAAGTTTTGGTATTGGTTCTCCAACGACAAAGACCCGTCGGTCTACTATTGCAATTACGAGGATCGATCCTCCACATCGCTGGCGATTACCTACCAGCCGGACTGGATCCTGGATGCCATGGGGCTGAATATGATCTCCCAGGCAGAGGCATCCCGGGTTCAGATGCGCCCCGGCCCCCAGGAAGGGACGACGCTCCTCACCTTTCCCCAGAAGCGGGACAGCGGCCTCCCGTACACGCGAGTCATGATCGTCGGGGATCGCACGCGGCGAATGCAGCAGTTGAAGGTGCTCGCCGAGGACGGCAAGACAGTCATCGCCCAGGCCACGATCCAGAAATACATGGCCGTACCCCTCGTGAAGTCGCGGGCGACGGCGAGCACGGCGGGTGCAGAGTCCTCGGCAAATTGCATACTGCCGGAGAAGATGACCCTCGAGTGGAAGCGCGAGCGTATGGTCCTGGGCGTCCAGCTCGCCGCGAAGGACGTTGAGCTCAACAGGCTGACGCCCAAGGAGAGCGCCGGGATCTTCGTCGAGCCGGAGCCGCGCGGGGCGCAGCGCGTCAATCTCGCCCAGCTCGCGCCGGCGGATGGCGCCCAGAACACCACCGACGTTCGGGAGTCGATGCCGATCCCCGAGACCCGTAAGCGAGGAGCCCGCTCGACGCCGCCGTCGGAGCTACGCGGCGACCCGGCGACGTCCAGGGCCTCGACCACCAAACGAGTGGCGGCCGGGACGCCGAAGCCAGCCGCCAACGGCGTCGTCCTGATGCCGATCCTCGACCTCGACGTGGTCGAGGCGCCGCGGCCCGGGCCCGCGGACAGCGTCCCGGACGGCACGGCGCTCATCGAGCCGCCATCGACCGCCCGGGAGTAATGCTCGCCGTCGAGCCGGCCGTCCGCGACCGCTCAGGTCGTGGCACGATGCTCGATGTGGGAGGCCTGCGGTGAGACGGGCGGGGCGGTGTGGTCCGCCTTGGCACGCGGCTCGCCCGGCGCCGCAGGAGCCGACTCCGGCCTATCGCGATGCTCCGCATTGATCCGCAGGCGCTTGCGGGCCTTGGACAGGATCGGGCCGACGGACGCCTCGGGGACGCCGAGCCGCTTGCCGATTTCCCGGTAATTCATGTACTTGAGATGATACAGGCGGACGACCTCGGCTTCGCGGTCGGGCAGGTCCTGGAGCATGCGCTCGACCTCCTCCGCCGTCGCGATGGCCTCGACCTCCCCCGAGTCGCCGACGGTGGCGCGGTGGGCGTTGGCATGGCCCAGCTCTTCCTCCCGCCGTCGCTTCACCATGTCCTTGATGCAGATCCGCCGCACGATGACCGTGAGATAGGTGGGCAGGGAGCTGATCCCCTGATAGCGGCGGAGGATGTCATAATCATCATCGACGATCTTGAGGAGGACCTCCGAGGCGATATCCTCCATGTCGGCCTGCGAGACGACTCGGCTGCGAGCATGTGCCACGTGCTGTATCACGTGGTAGATCAGCCCGAGGTAGCGGTCGACGAAGTCTTTCCATGCGCCGGGCTCCTTGCCCAGACATCGGTCGATCAGTTTGCGATCAATGTCGCTCAGGGGCACGGCGATGCCTCCTCTCCGGGAAGAGGGGTCGGAAGTGCGGGGTATGACTTCATTCGGGGAGATTCTGCGAAATCTGGTACAATTGTATCACAGCGAACGCGTTGGGCAATTGGACCCACGCCGTCTTTTGCCCGTACGACTTGCATGTTCGTCATGTTCGGAACGAGGCCCGTCGGCTCGGCCGTTCCTTCCGGGCGTCGTCGGGCGAATCGCGCGATCCGGGCCGGGAGACTCGCGTTCTCCGCGGCGGGCAAACGAGATACAATCCCCTGCCGCGGCCTGGCGGACCCTCCGGGACGTCGTCGTACGGCCTGGCCCTGCCGGAGTCATGAGCCGCATGGCCGCTGGAATCTAGGCTCGGGGCCGGGTTGCCCCGAGGGGAGAAGGCCTTGAACGAGTCGAGCTCGGTCCCCAAGATCCTGATCGCCGACGACAATCCCCAGAACGTCGAGCTCCTGGAGGCTTACCTCAGCGACGTCGAGTGCGAGCTCCGCACGGCCTCCGACGGCGAGGAGACCCTGGAGGCCGTCCGGGAATTCCGCCCCGATCTCATCCTGCTCGACATCATGATGCCGCGGCTATCCGGGTTCGAGGTCTGCCGGAAGCTTCGGGCCAACCCCGACACGCGGGACGTGCTGATCCTCATGGTGACGGCGCTCAACGAGGCCTCGGACTTCGAACGCGGCGTGCAGGCGGGGACCGACGACTTCCTCACCAAGCCCGTGAACAAGGTCGAGCTGCTCTGCCGGATCCGGAGCCTGCTGCGGGTCCGCCACCTGAAGGACCAGCTCGAGCGGACGCTCGCCTACCTCGCCGAGTTCGAGTCGGCGAGCCGCGCACCGCAGCCCGGCGGGGCGCCGAGCGGGCTGTGACCGCGTCGCCGAAGGGCCGGATCTGCCTGCTGCCGCGCCGGGCGAGGCCCTTCTTCGCCGGTCATCCGTGGGTCTACCGGGCGTCGATCGCCCGCATCGAGGGCAAGCCCGACGCGGCGGACGAGGTCTCCGTCTTCAGCGCCGAGGGCGCGTTCATCGCCCGGGGATTGTTCAATCCATCGAGCAACATCGTCGTCCGGCTCTACCGCTGGGAGGATGAGCCCCTGGACGAGGCGTTCTGGCGTTCGAAGATTCGGGCCGCCGCGCACCTCCGCGGCGGCGTCCTCGCGCTCGGCGATCCCGGCGCGGCGTGCCGACTCGTCTTCAGCGAAGGCGACGGGCTCTCGGGCCTCACCGTCGATCGGTACGACCGCTGGCTCGTCGCCAACATCTCCAGCCTGGCGGTCCACAAACGCCGGGAAATGCTCCTGGAGATCCTCCGCGAGGTGACGGGCTGCGAGGGGATTCTCGCCCGACCGGATCGCGCCACCGCCGACAAGGAGGGGATGGCCCGCGGCGACGCGTCGATCCTCGGGAACATCCCCGACGGTCCCGTGGGCGTCCTGGAGAACGGGTTGAAGTACGAGGTGGACCTCGTCGGCGGCCAGAAGACGGGCTTCTATTGCGACCAGCGCGACAATCGCAAGGCGGTCGCCCGCTTCTGCGCGGGCGGGCGCGTCCTCGACCTGTTCTGCTACACCGGGGGCTTCTCCCTCAACGCGCTGCGGCACGGCGCGGCCTCCGGCACCGTCGGGATTGATAGCTCGGCCGCGGCGATCGCCCAGGCGAGGCGGAACGCCTCGCTCAACGGCCTGGATCGGGCCGAGTTCCGGGCCGCGGACGCTCACGAGGCGCTGGCCGACCTGGCCGAGAAGGGCGAGACGTTCGGCGTGGTGATCTGCGACCCGCCCAAGTACGCCGGGCAGGCGAAGGACCGCGAGGTCGCGATGAGAGGCTACCGGAGGCTCAACGCGGCGGCCCTCCGGGTCCTCCAGCCGGGCGGGATCCTCGCGACCTGCTCGTGCTCCGGGCTCGTCGATCGGGCCTCGTTCGCGGCGATGCTGGGGCAGGTCGCGGAGGAGACGCGGCGGCCGATCCAGATCCTCGAGCAACGCGGGCAGGCGGCGGACCATCCGGTCTCCGCCGCCTGCCCCGAGAGCGATTATCTCAAGTGCTTCCTCTGCCGGGTCGGCTGAGCCCCCTGCCCCGGCTCCCGGGTGACGACATCACTTCGGCTTGTCCCCGTCGTGCTTCTTCAGCTCCTTGACCTCGTCGAGGAGCTTCGCGAGGCTCCTCTCGAGGGAATCGAGCCTCTTGCGGTCGTCGGCCTTCAGCTCGCCCGGCTTGGCGTCCGGAGCCGTCCTCTGATCGCGGATGACGATGTTGCGGGCCTCCATCCGCTGTCCGGGCCTGTCCCCGGTGATGCGGATCTCCGGAGCCCTGGTCACGACCACCCGGGCCGACACCCTGGCCAGCTCGGCCTGGGCCCTGGCGAGTTCCTTCTGCTTCTCCACGAGCTCCTTCTGGAGCTTCGAGACGCCCTTCCGCAGCTCGTCGACGCGTGCCTTGTTCTTCGCCGCCTCCTCGGGCGACCCGACCCGAGACAGGACCAACCTATCGCCGGTGATGATCTTCGCATCACCCGCGCCCGGCTTCTTGATGTCCAGCCTGGGCAGGCCGTTTAGCGCCTTCTGGAGGGCCTGGATGCGCGCCTCGGTCTCCGCGCCCTTCGGTGCTTCCGCGGCGATCGTCCCGATCTTCTGCTTGAGCTTCTGGATCGCGTCGGCGATGGACTCGGCCTGGATCTCGTCCACCTTGTCGCCGTTCTTGATCACGATGTGGATCGACTGGCTCACCGCGGCCGCGGACTTGTCGTCCTTCGGCCCGTCCTTGGCCTCGTCATCCCTGATTTCCACGCGAGCCAGGGCGGCGACATCCGCGCGCTCGGTGCCGGCGAGATTGAACGTGAGGACCCTGGGCTCATCCGCGACGGTCGGCTTGCCGGCGACGTTGAACGTGACCACGTTGGGGTCGTCCTCGTCCGTCGGCTTGCCGACGACGTCGATCGTGAGGGCCTCCGACCTGGCCTCGCCCTGGGTGGCGGAATCGGCGTCAGCGGTGACGGTGATGGCCGTCTCCGCCGTCTTCGCCTCATCCGGCTTCTGGGCCAGGCTCGGCCTCAGAGGGAGGAGGACCGCGGCGAGCGAGAGCGCGGCGAAGGTGCTCGCGGCGCCGAGGGTCCGGGGGGTTCTGCCCAGCATGATCATGGTCAGTCTCCTGCGGAGTTGTTGGGTCCGGCCGAATCCGCTCGCCAGGAGCGGCTCGGGGGCCCGGATCGGGATGAGGAAGTCGATCGTGTCCAGCAAGGTCTCGGCGTAGGTGCGGGCCTCGTCGGGGAAGGCCCAGATGACCCAGGCGTCGCAGCACTGCTCCTCCGCCTCGCGGAGGGCGCGGCGTGCCCACCACGTGACCGGAAGCCACCAGTAGAGGGAGCAGACGGCCAGCTCAAACAGGCGGACCAGGTGATCTCCGCGTCGCAGGTGCGCCAGCTCGTGGGCGAGCACCATGGACCTCTGGCGTCCGTCCAGCGTCTTCCACAGCCCGGCGGGGAGGATGAGCCTGGGCCGACGGCCGAGCGACCAGACCATCGGGGAGACGGCCGCGTCGAGGAAGTAAGCGGCGGGAGTCCGATGCACCCCCATCCGCTCCGCCAGGGCCGCGATCTCGTCCTGGACCTCGTCGGGAACCGGGTACGCTCCGCGGAGCACCCTCGCGAAGCGGAAGAT from Aquisphaera giovannonii includes these protein-coding regions:
- a CDS encoding beta-ketoacyl-[acyl-carrier-protein] synthase family protein, whose translation is MHRVVVTGIGVVAPNGIGRREFCEAILEGRSGVKFIESFDTTGLPIRIAGEVKDFDVTPYLKEHRKNAKLMGRAVRFAVGAAAMAVEDSGIDTGQLDPSRIGVCMGTGITPVDVQELVPSIVQGMGSDGTFDMARFAQARSESIFPLWLLQHLPNMAASHISILHHAMGPNNTIVTACAAGTQAVGDAFRLIGRGDADVMLAGGCDSRLDPQLLVAYSAMKAVSSSLRPPTEVSRPFDADRDGFVLGEGAAVLVLENYRRARKRGARIYAEITGYGSSFDAFGITRPEPEGKGAALSMTAALREARADADDVDYINAHGTSTRLNDLMETVAVKRVFGHRAGSIPMSSQKSMIGHLIGASGAVEAAATALSLERGVVPPTINLATPDPDCDLDYVPNTAREVPLRTAISNSFGFGGQNASLVLTRV
- a CDS encoding pyridoxal phosphate-dependent aminotransferase, which codes for MPLQLAERSNLIEPSATLAMGAEAKRLKAQGLEILDFALGEPDFDTPQNIQDAAFRAIKEGKTHYTPPAGIPELRQAVARHYTGRESLPTDASQVVISNGAKHSIHNALMAVCGHGDEVIIPAPYWVSYSDLVKLTGASPIVVPTTEESGFKLTPDQFLQAVTPRTRLLMLNSPSNPTGVVYSRGELEALADAVLETEVGVLSDEIYEQLTYGDAESTCFAALRPGLSDRTITISGVSKTYAMTGWRIGWSVAPAGVAKFMADLQSQETSNPCSVSQWAALEAIVGPQDSVGVMKAQFAKRREYVMERISRLPDVTCAPPGGAFYAFMNVSRHFNRSLRGITVSDSTSFCMAALNTARVALVMGSAFGAEGYARMSFATSMETIERGFDALEEFLAS
- a CDS encoding M56 family metallopeptidase — protein: MSGLLSLGLSNAAAASAMALGVALLALFLGRRPAWRHCLVLVVLLKLVTPPIWEVAVPGLDGGPAGDGAPIPRAIPAEPEELTLVEGVEFFVEDEGPATVAPPGTDAAAAMVGPSPSPAAPWAALLGKLWLAGALAMIGLSGIRIFRFARVLRGAYPVPDEVQDEIAALAERMGVHRTPAAYFLDAAVSPMVWSLGRRPRLILPAGLWKTLDGRQRSMVLAHELAHLRRGDHLVRLFELAVCSLYWWLPVTWWARRALREAEEQCCDAWVIWAFPDEARTYAETLLDTIDFLIPIRAPEPLLASGFGRTQQLRRRLTMIMLGRTPRTLGAASTFAALSLAAVLLPLRPSLAQKPDEAKTAETAITVTADADSATQGEARSEALTIDVVGKPTDEDDPNVVTFNVAGKPTVADEPRVLTFNLAGTERADVAALARVEIRDDEAKDGPKDDKSAAAVSQSIHIVIKNGDKVDEIQAESIADAIQKLKQKIGTIAAEAPKGAETEARIQALQKALNGLPRLDIKKPGAGDAKIITGDRLVLSRVGSPEEAAKNKARVDELRKGVSKLQKELVEKQKELARAQAELARVSARVVVTRAPEIRITGDRPGQRMEARNIVIRDQRTAPDAKPGELKADDRKRLDSLERSLAKLLDEVKELKKHDGDKPK
- a CDS encoding response regulator, which translates into the protein MNESSSVPKILIADDNPQNVELLEAYLSDVECELRTASDGEETLEAVREFRPDLILLDIMMPRLSGFEVCRKLRANPDTRDVLILMVTALNEASDFERGVQAGTDDFLTKPVNKVELLCRIRSLLRVRHLKDQLERTLAYLAEFESASRAPQPGGAPSGL
- a CDS encoding RNA polymerase sigma factor, which produces MPLSDIDRKLIDRCLGKEPGAWKDFVDRYLGLIYHVIQHVAHARSRVVSQADMEDIASEVLLKIVDDDYDILRRYQGISSLPTYLTVIVRRICIKDMVKRRREEELGHANAHRATVGDSGEVEAIATAEEVERMLQDLPDREAEVVRLYHLKYMNYREIGKRLGVPEASVGPILSKARKRLRINAEHRDRPESAPAAPGEPRAKADHTAPPVSPQASHIEHRATT
- a CDS encoding class I SAM-dependent rRNA methyltransferase encodes the protein MTASPKGRICLLPRRARPFFAGHPWVYRASIARIEGKPDAADEVSVFSAEGAFIARGLFNPSSNIVVRLYRWEDEPLDEAFWRSKIRAAAHLRGGVLALGDPGAACRLVFSEGDGLSGLTVDRYDRWLVANISSLAVHKRREMLLEILREVTGCEGILARPDRATADKEGMARGDASILGNIPDGPVGVLENGLKYEVDLVGGQKTGFYCDQRDNRKAVARFCAGGRVLDLFCYTGGFSLNALRHGAASGTVGIDSSAAAIAQARRNASLNGLDRAEFRAADAHEALADLAEKGETFGVVICDPPKYAGQAKDREVAMRGYRRLNAAALRVLQPGGILATCSCSGLVDRASFAAMLGQVAEETRRPIQILEQRGQAADHPVSAACPESDYLKCFLCRVG